In one Brevibacillus composti genomic region, the following are encoded:
- a CDS encoding Fe-S-containing hydro-lyase has product MPAIDITTPLLGEAVDSLRAGDRVLISGVIYAARDAAHKRMTEALERGEQLPFDVSGQVIYYVGPTPAKPGQVIGSAGPTTSGRMDAYTPRLLRLGLKGMIGKGYRNQEVREAIVACGAVYLAAVGGSGALLAKTIRSQEVIAYEDLGPEAVRRLVVEKFPAVVIYDRYGNDLYQQGVERYRKSD; this is encoded by the coding sequence ATGCCAGCTATCGATATCACCACCCCCCTTCTGGGCGAAGCGGTCGACAGCCTCAGAGCCGGGGACCGCGTGCTGATCAGCGGCGTGATCTACGCCGCCAGAGATGCGGCCCACAAGCGGATGACCGAAGCCTTGGAGCGGGGGGAGCAGCTGCCCTTTGACGTCAGCGGGCAGGTGATTTACTACGTGGGGCCGACCCCGGCAAAGCCCGGGCAGGTGATCGGCTCGGCCGGGCCCACCACCAGCGGGCGGATGGATGCGTACACGCCCCGGCTGCTGCGGCTGGGGCTAAAAGGAATGATCGGCAAGGGCTATCGCAATCAGGAAGTACGGGAGGCGATCGTCGCCTGCGGTGCAGTCTATCTCGCCGCTGTAGGCGGTTCCGGAGCGCTTTTGGCCAAAACAATCCGCTCGCAGGAAGTGATCGCCTATGAAGACTTGGGGCCGGAGGCGGTGCGCAGGCTCGTCGTGGAAAAGTTCCCCGCCGTCGTCATCTATGACAGATACGGCAATGACCTCTACCAGCAAGGCGTGGAACGCTACCGCAAGTCCGATTGA
- a CDS encoding fumarate hydratase — MREIPYDRIVGTVAAMCQRANYELGADVMKSFRQALKKEESETGREVLSQLIENAEIASAERVPMCQDTGYAVFLVELGQDTRIVGGSLYDAIHEGVRKGYAEGYLRNSVVGHPLERKNTGDNTPAVIHLELVHGDRLTLHFSAKGGGSENMSALKMLKPSDGLEGVKAFILDTVRQAGPNACPPVIVGVGIGGTFEKAAYLAKKSLFRPVGERSPRPEIAALESELLDACNKLGIGPQGMGGRTTALDVKIEIHPCHIASLPVAVNLNCHASRHQEAVI; from the coding sequence ATGAGAGAGATTCCTTATGACCGCATCGTCGGGACGGTGGCTGCGATGTGCCAGCGGGCCAACTACGAGCTGGGAGCGGACGTCATGAAGTCCTTCCGGCAGGCGCTGAAAAAGGAAGAATCGGAGACAGGGCGCGAGGTGCTCAGCCAACTCATCGAAAATGCGGAGATCGCCTCGGCCGAGCGCGTCCCGATGTGTCAGGATACCGGCTACGCCGTGTTTCTCGTCGAGCTGGGGCAGGATACGCGGATCGTCGGCGGCAGTCTGTATGACGCCATCCACGAGGGGGTCAGAAAAGGCTACGCCGAAGGGTATCTGCGAAATTCCGTGGTCGGCCATCCGCTGGAGAGGAAAAATACGGGCGACAATACCCCGGCTGTGATCCATCTGGAGCTCGTCCACGGGGATCGGCTGACGCTCCACTTTTCTGCAAAGGGCGGGGGAAGCGAAAACATGAGTGCGCTGAAGATGCTGAAGCCGTCCGACGGGCTGGAGGGTGTGAAAGCCTTTATCCTCGACACGGTGAGGCAAGCCGGACCCAATGCCTGTCCGCCGGTCATCGTCGGAGTCGGGATCGGCGGAACATTTGAAAAGGCCGCCTATCTGGCCAAGAAGTCGCTGTTTCGCCCCGTCGGCGAGCGGAGCCCGCGGCCGGAGATCGCCGCCCTGGAGAGCGAGCTGCTGGACGCCTGCAACAAGCTGGGAATCGGTCCGCAGGGGATGGGCGGCCGTACGACGGCGCTGGATGTGAAGATCGAAATCCACCCCTGCCACATCGCCTCCCTGCCCGTGGCGGTCAATCTGAATTGCCATGCCAGCCGCCATCAGGAAGCGGTGATCTAG
- the sdhB gene encoding succinate dehydrogenase iron-sulfur subunit: MITVQLRIKRQDDPKSEPYWEEFAVPYRPGMNVISALMEIQKNPVNAKGEPVAAVVWESSCLEEVCGACSMVINGRARQACSALVDKLEQPITLEPLGTFPVEKDLAVSRRRMFDALQQIKGWIALDGTYALGAGPRISPSEQQESYRYSTCMTCGCCLEACPNVNDASPYLGPQAMAQIRYFNAHPTGAMMRGERLDVAIGEAGIVHCGNSQNCVQVCPKEIPLTTALAELNRDANRHAWRRWFAR, translated from the coding sequence ATGATTACAGTACAGTTGAGAATCAAGCGGCAGGACGATCCGAAAAGCGAGCCGTACTGGGAAGAGTTCGCCGTCCCCTACCGGCCAGGCATGAATGTCATCTCCGCGCTGATGGAGATACAAAAAAATCCGGTAAATGCCAAAGGCGAGCCGGTGGCGGCTGTCGTCTGGGAATCGAGCTGCCTGGAGGAGGTGTGCGGCGCTTGCAGCATGGTGATCAACGGCAGAGCGAGGCAGGCCTGCTCGGCGCTCGTCGACAAACTGGAGCAGCCGATTACCCTGGAGCCGCTGGGCACCTTTCCGGTGGAAAAAGACCTCGCTGTCAGCCGCAGGCGAATGTTCGACGCCCTGCAGCAAATTAAGGGGTGGATCGCCCTGGACGGGACGTATGCGCTGGGGGCGGGCCCGCGCATCTCGCCGTCCGAGCAGCAGGAATCCTACCGCTATTCGACCTGCATGACCTGCGGCTGCTGTCTGGAGGCCTGTCCCAATGTCAATGACGCCTCGCCGTATTTGGGACCGCAGGCGATGGCGCAGATCCGCTACTTCAACGCCCACCCGACCGGCGCGATGATGCGCGGGGAGCGGCTGGACGTGGCCATCGGCGAGGCCGGCATCGTCCACTGCGGCAACTCGCAAAACTGCGTCCAGGTCTGTCCCAAGGAGATTCCCCTGACGACGGCACTCGCCGAATTGAATCGGGATGCGAACCGGCACGCTTGGAGGAGGTGGTTTGCCAGATGA
- the sdhA gene encoding succinate dehydrogenase flavoprotein subunit: MRENIIVVGGGLAGLMSVIKIAEAGGHVKLFSVVPVRRSHSVCAQGGINGAVNTKGEGDSTWEHFDDTVYGGDFLAHQPPVKAMCEAAPEIIYLLDRMGVPFNRTAEGMIDFRRLGGAKYSRTAFAGATTGQQILYALDEQVRRFEAEGRVEKFEYWELLSLIRDEEGVCRGIVAQDLKSMEIREFPADAVILATGGIGMIFRKSTNSLINTGSAHSIAYQQGAHYANGEFIQIHPTAIPGDDKLRLMSESARGEGGRIWVYRDGKPWYFLEEKYPAYGNLVPRDIATREIFHVCVDLKLGINGENMVYLDLSHLPKTQLEQKLGGILGIYEKFVGEDPRKVPMKIFPAMHYSMGGLWVDYDQMTNIPGLFACGECDFQYHGANRLGANSLVSAIYGGMVAGPKALAYVRGLKKSVRDLPSSLFEAHRRQEEAYHSRLSRMDGEENPYQLHVEMSDWMVENVTVVRYNDRLQKTDDKLQELMERWHRIGLDDRSGWSNRTVTFVRQLWNMLQLARVITLGALNRNESRGAHYKPEFPERNDREWLKTTIASFTPEGPLFHYEPVDLAYIQPRERRYDVVKQAAGSREAGRQAADALGHGH, translated from the coding sequence ATGCGTGAAAACATCATCGTCGTCGGGGGTGGCCTCGCCGGGCTGATGAGCGTCATCAAAATTGCCGAAGCCGGCGGCCATGTCAAGCTCTTCTCCGTCGTTCCCGTGCGCCGCTCTCACTCTGTCTGTGCGCAGGGAGGCATCAACGGCGCGGTTAATACCAAGGGAGAGGGAGATTCCACCTGGGAGCATTTCGACGACACGGTCTACGGCGGGGATTTTCTCGCGCATCAGCCGCCGGTCAAAGCGATGTGCGAGGCGGCGCCGGAGATTATTTACCTGTTGGATCGGATGGGCGTCCCGTTCAACCGCACGGCGGAGGGAATGATCGACTTTCGCAGGCTGGGCGGAGCCAAATACTCGCGCACCGCTTTTGCCGGAGCGACGACCGGCCAGCAGATTCTCTACGCGCTGGACGAACAGGTGCGCCGCTTCGAAGCGGAGGGGCGGGTAGAGAAATTCGAATACTGGGAGCTGCTCTCCCTGATCCGCGATGAGGAGGGGGTCTGCCGGGGGATCGTCGCCCAGGACTTGAAGTCGATGGAGATCCGGGAATTTCCCGCCGATGCGGTGATCCTCGCGACCGGCGGGATCGGGATGATTTTTCGCAAAAGCACCAACTCCCTGATCAATACAGGCAGCGCCCACAGCATCGCCTACCAGCAGGGCGCCCATTACGCCAATGGCGAGTTTATCCAGATTCATCCGACGGCGATTCCCGGAGACGACAAGCTGCGGCTGATGTCGGAATCTGCCCGCGGTGAGGGCGGCCGCATCTGGGTCTATCGGGACGGCAAGCCCTGGTATTTCCTGGAGGAGAAGTATCCCGCTTACGGCAATCTCGTCCCCCGCGACATCGCCACGAGAGAGATCTTTCACGTCTGTGTGGACCTGAAGCTGGGCATCAACGGAGAAAACATGGTCTACCTCGATCTCTCCCATTTGCCCAAGACGCAGCTGGAGCAGAAGCTGGGCGGGATTCTCGGCATCTACGAAAAATTCGTCGGCGAAGATCCGCGCAAGGTGCCGATGAAAATCTTCCCCGCGATGCATTACTCGATGGGCGGCCTGTGGGTCGATTATGACCAGATGACCAACATCCCCGGGCTGTTCGCCTGTGGCGAGTGCGATTTTCAATACCACGGGGCCAACCGGCTGGGAGCCAATTCGCTGGTCTCGGCGATCTACGGCGGCATGGTGGCCGGTCCAAAAGCGCTGGCTTACGTGCGGGGACTGAAAAAATCGGTCCGGGATCTGCCTTCCTCGCTCTTTGAAGCCCATCGCCGCCAGGAGGAAGCGTACCATTCCCGGCTCAGCCGCATGGATGGCGAGGAAAACCCTTACCAGCTTCACGTCGAGATGAGCGACTGGATGGTGGAGAATGTGACGGTCGTGCGCTACAACGACCGCTTGCAGAAGACGGACGACAAGCTGCAGGAGCTGATGGAGCGCTGGCACCGCATCGGGCTCGACGACCGCTCCGGCTGGAGCAACCGGACCGTCACCTTCGTCCGCCAGCTGTGGAACATGCTGCAGCTGGCCCGGGTGATTACGCTGGGAGCGCTGAACCGCAACGAGAGCCGGGGTGCCCACTACAAGCCGGAGTTCCCGGAGCGAAACGACCGGGAGTGGCTGAAGACGACCATCGCTTCCTTTACGCCGGAAGGTCCGCTGTTTCACTACGAGCCGGTCGATCTGGCCTATATCCAGCCGCGGGAAAGGCGTTATGACGTCGTCAAGCAGGCAGCGGGCAGCCGGGAAGCGGGCCGTCAAGCTGCGGACGCCCTCGGACATGGGCATTAA
- a CDS encoding succinate dehydrogenase: protein MNGEIASSRRFLLGRLHSLAGIVPLGLFLLEHLYGNAIAMLGKEKYDRHIEMLLGIPFLPLLEIVFIALPLLYHAGYGIYIGMLSRHNPYRYAYQENWMFVLQRLSGFVTLIFVLYHVWSFRLSSLFFGTPVNYDAVQQHLAHPLIFLFYVLGVVATTFHFSNGLWTGLITWGITRGPLAQRRSALIRNAAFILLTGVGLGTLLSFW, encoded by the coding sequence ATGAACGGGGAGATCGCAAGCAGCCGCCGCTTTTTGCTGGGCCGCCTTCATTCGCTGGCAGGGATCGTGCCGCTCGGCCTGTTTCTGCTGGAGCATCTGTACGGCAATGCGATCGCGATGCTGGGCAAAGAAAAATACGACCGGCATATCGAGATGCTGCTCGGCATTCCTTTTTTGCCCCTGCTGGAAATCGTCTTCATCGCGCTGCCGCTTCTGTACCACGCGGGGTACGGCATCTACATCGGGATGCTGTCCCGGCATAATCCGTACCGCTACGCCTACCAAGAAAACTGGATGTTCGTTTTGCAGCGGCTCAGCGGCTTCGTCACGCTGATCTTCGTCCTGTACCACGTCTGGTCATTTCGCCTGTCCAGCCTGTTTTTCGGCACGCCGGTCAATTACGACGCCGTGCAGCAGCATCTGGCTCATCCGTTGATCTTCCTGTTCTACGTACTCGGGGTGGTCGCCACCACGTTTCACTTCTCCAATGGGCTCTGGACAGGGTTGATCACATGGGGGATCACCCGCGGACCGCTCGCGCAGAGGCGATCCGCGCTCATCCGCAACGCGGCATTTATCTTGCTGACAGGGGTCGGACTGGGGACTTTGTTATCGTTCTGGTAA
- a CDS encoding MmgE/PrpD family protein encodes MTAPALSQALARFIERTRYEDLPQEVVSFTKLCVLDWLGSALAGADQPPIRMIRELAEEMGGAEQAALVTGGRTSALHAALVNGAASHVVELDDIHKASIIHAATVVIPAALAAAEWRGRSGRDLIAAIAIGYDVCFRIGEAVSPSHYRYWHNTATCGTFGAAAAAGKLLGLAEESLVHALGNAGTQAAGLWEFIEDGAMSKQLHTGKAAMNGLLAALLAEKGFTGPTRILEGGRGFFHAMSEEFDASRVTERLGETFKIRENSFKIHASCRHTHPAIDLALSLRADPANPLRPEQVRKIRVGGYRSVVAITDDPSPASVYAAKFSLQFCVALALVKGRAGLAEFTEQTLHDPAIRTLMERIEVKLDPEVDAAYPECWGTRMEVTLAGGDTLTVRTDYPKGDPENPVAAEELIGKFRLMTDHLPVGRRERHIEMVLQLEEAADLAQFWPEGSRI; translated from the coding sequence ATGACAGCACCCGCTCTCAGTCAGGCATTGGCTCGATTTATCGAGCGGACGCGCTATGAAGATTTGCCGCAGGAGGTCGTCTCGTTCACCAAGCTGTGCGTGCTGGATTGGCTCGGGTCCGCGCTGGCCGGGGCCGATCAGCCGCCGATCCGGATGATCCGCGAGCTCGCGGAGGAGATGGGCGGGGCGGAGCAGGCCGCGCTCGTGACGGGGGGACGCACCTCCGCACTGCATGCGGCATTGGTCAACGGCGCCGCCTCCCATGTGGTGGAGCTGGACGATATTCACAAGGCATCGATCATCCACGCGGCTACCGTGGTAATCCCGGCCGCATTGGCTGCAGCGGAGTGGCGGGGACGGAGCGGGCGAGACCTGATTGCGGCCATCGCCATCGGCTACGATGTCTGCTTCCGCATCGGCGAGGCAGTCAGTCCCTCTCATTACCGCTACTGGCATAACACAGCCACCTGCGGCACTTTTGGCGCGGCAGCGGCAGCGGGCAAACTCCTCGGACTTGCTGAAGAGAGCCTCGTCCACGCGCTGGGAAACGCCGGGACGCAGGCGGCCGGGCTGTGGGAGTTTATCGAGGACGGCGCGATGTCCAAACAGCTGCACACGGGAAAAGCGGCGATGAATGGGCTGCTCGCAGCCTTGCTGGCGGAAAAAGGCTTTACCGGACCGACCCGGATCCTGGAGGGCGGGCGCGGCTTTTTCCATGCGATGTCAGAAGAGTTCGACGCCTCCCGCGTGACGGAGCGGCTGGGAGAGACATTCAAAATCAGGGAGAACTCCTTCAAGATTCACGCCTCTTGCCGCCATACCCACCCGGCGATTGATCTCGCGCTGAGCTTGCGAGCCGATCCGGCGAATCCGCTTCGGCCGGAGCAGGTGCGGAAAATCCGTGTCGGGGGGTACCGATCCGTCGTCGCCATCACCGACGATCCGTCGCCCGCGTCCGTCTACGCCGCCAAATTCAGCCTGCAGTTCTGCGTCGCTCTCGCGCTCGTCAAAGGCCGGGCGGGCCTCGCCGAGTTTACCGAGCAGACGCTTCATGATCCGGCGATCCGTACTCTGATGGAGCGCATCGAGGTGAAGCTGGATCCGGAGGTGGATGCGGCTTATCCCGAATGCTGGGGCACGCGGATGGAAGTGACGCTGGCGGGCGGCGATACGCTCACGGTCCGAACCGATTACCCCAAGGGGGACCCGGAGAATCCGGTCGCGGCCGAAGAGCTGATAGGCAAATTCCGGCTGATGACGGATCATTTGCCTGTAGGCCGCAGAGAGCGTCACATCGAAATGGTGCTGCAACTGGAAGAAGCAGCGGACCTGGCCCAGTTTTGGCCGGAAGGGAGCCGAATCTGA